The DNA region TTTACCTTCTTTTTTTTCAACAATATGAGATTTGGGGAGTCCAATTGATTGAACATTTGACAAATATTCTGTACAAAACTCAAccgcttcttcaacaatgtatcgttcggcaatacaaccctctggtcgacttcggtttttcacatacccttttaatattttcatataacgttcagcagggtacatccatctcatataagctggtccgcacaattgtgtctctttcacaagatgaacgACTAGATGGACCATTATGTCAAAAAACGAgggaggaaaatacatttcaagaTCACACAAAGTAACAACTATTTCTTTTTACAATgttggtaagatcgcaggatcgatcatcttactgcaaattgacttgaagaaaaaacacaatttagttattgcgcttcttactttttctggcagaatagaacgtatacttatcggtagaaaatgttccattataacatggcaatcatgcgtctttaaactctttaacttgaggtctttcatagacacaagtcttctaatatctgatGAGTAgccttctggaactttaacttcacttaggAACTTACACaatatttttttctcctttctagatagagtgtaaacagcaggtggtagatatgttcgttttcctttcttcacgggtcccaattcagttctcattcccatgTTTACCATGTCCTTCCTTACattaaggccatccttagactttccttgtatattgagtaacgtaCCAATAACACTgtcaaatacatttttttcaatatgcataacatcgaggAAATGTCTTACatacaaagacttccaatatggcagttcaaaaaaaattgaccttttcttccacccactCTTGACAAGTgtatgtgcaaaaggcttgccaaacttAGTACTTACGTCcttcaccttttcaaaaatttgatcacctGTCAACATTGTTGGAGCTCTACCTTCTTCTGTATttccattgaatgcttttctccacccacggtagtgatgattagaatttaagaatctacgatgaccgagaaagacattcttaTGACAAAGGTCCAATCGcatcgtatcggttccgtcttcacaaacaggacacgctTTTTCACCTTTAATGCTgtaccctgatagatttccgtatgctggaaaatcattaattattccaaacaacatcgccctcaagttgaaactttctttcctatacCCATCATAAACCTCCATTCTCCCACAAAAactttaaatcttcgattaagggtgtcaagtatacgtctatgtcattccctggttgtttaggcccagaaattaacatagataacatcatgtacttacgcttcatacatagccatggaggtaggttataaatcataagaatcacaggccatgtgcTATGCGAGATACTTTGAAtaccatgtgggttcattccatcagtagacaatgccaagcgaaggtttcttgcttcttttccaaattcaggataatcattatcaattttcatCCACTGgggtgaatctgccggatgtcgaaactttccatcaataattctttcatctgcatgccaagtcaagtgtcttgaatcggtttcactacgatacatgcgtctaaatctcggaattataggaaaataccataagacttttgctggagacaactttTTCTTATATCGAGGGGCACCacatttaggacactcatttaacgatgcatactcgtttcgaaacaaaacgcaatcgtttgaacaggcatgtatcttatcatagctcatgccaatagagcacaacatctttttggcCTCATAcgttcgattgggaagaacattatcctctGGTAGTATATCTTTCATAAGagctaataactctgtgaaacttttatccgaccatccattgcccgcctttaagttgtacaactttaataacgcagacaatcttgtgaattttGTACAACCATTatacaacggtttctctgcatcgcttaccaaCCTCTCGAACATTTTGGGACAGTCCTTAAGATCTTCTTCAAGCGCTTCTGCAATCTCTTCGACTCGATCATAATCATATGTATCTGTGCAATCGTCGTttgaagcataggtcgtattataccccgattcaacattctcgttacttttctcaccatgcaaattccaacatgtataacttctATCAATTCCATACCGTAGTAAATGCGATGCCAACTGAACCGCGTCAACCTGACTCCCATAACAGCAACTCAAGCAAGGACATGTCATTCGATTGGGGTCTTTGGCGTGCGCAATAGCAAACTTAACAAATTTCGATACCCTATTCTCGTACTCTTTCGACAATCGATTGGAATACATCCATGTCTTATCCATGGTTTTAACGCAAAGTAATTAGGGTACAAAACGGTATAACGCGTTTCTGTCAAAACCCAAAGTATACACGGAATGAATACGGAGCAAGAAAACACAACATATTCACGCAATTTCAGACAAATTCATCACAGTGTACCAGTAATTTGAGGAAGAAATTTACCTCGGATTCACCGAACAGCAACGTCGAGAAGGTCAAACTCACGGAAACACAGGGAATGAGCGCTGTACATATAAAACAACATCAAGGATAAGTCATAACGTATAAAACAATTCAAGAAACTTATATGATGCACATGAACAATTCAAGAACCAAGTAATCGATCATTCAAGAAATTCAATTCACAAGTAAGAACCAAAATATGACTGTAGCAGACAAAGTTATGCCAAAATATGAATGTACATTTTGAAGTTTAACTGTTCATTCAAACCAACGTGTAATAGGATTGCCAAAATATGAGACATTGCTCTAAGTTCTTGACTTCGATAAATCTAACCCTAACTTTATGCAAATTTCATTCTCCATCTTTTCAGAAATGTCACACATTGCTTTTCAGAAAAAGTGCAGAAAAATCAACAACTAAGCCACAGTGCAAGGATATAAGCAAGATTTATAATGAGTGGTACAATCAACTTGCAAAATAAGAACAAAATATATTGCAGCTTACCATGATTCATGAGAGTTAAGCTCAGCTTGGATAAACAGTTCAATATAGCGCTTATAGCATAAGTGTTTATCATATAGTGGTTTTAGTATAAACTATTTCCataataaaagataaaataaagTTATACTATACTCTTATAAGCTATAAGTTGTTTTCATAACCTATCATGGAGAGCTTATAGATATAAGTTGAAAACATTTTATAGCCATGTCATAAGCTGTTTCCATAAGTTCTTTCAAACATACTCACAAGTGCTTATGTCAGGAGATAAGTTTaaataagtcaatccaaacatACTCCTAATCCATTCCTCACCATGCAATCATAACATATAATTGGGATTAAATTTAAACTCAGTTCCTCTCATCTCTTACAATCTAACATAATGCTCCACTAAATATAAATATAAGGAATATTCTAAAGAGTGTCATTAGGGAACTTGTTAAGGAAACTAATATAGGAGTAAGGCATTTCCACGTTGTTATatgattctttttttttctcttttgcTCCATTGATGAATGTTCTGTACCGAGACATAATCTCATCAAGAAAGATGCTCCTAAGTTATTCCTATCATAGATTTTGCATCAATTTCCACACACTTGAAAGAACTGAATTGAATTTGAATGTTCGAATACTCACATGTGGCTTTTTGTCTTCGGGCCACTGGAGTGATTCCAACCTTAAAGCAGTATATAAACCACCGAATCCACCACCTAAAATACACACTCTAGGCTTCTGCAAAACGTGAATCAGAGAATAAACATACAATTACAAACAAACTAGCAAACTCTATACAACTTCAGTATCCAAAATTAACAAAAATAACCATACGAAACCTTGTTATCAGGCCAAACGAAATCCGTGTGCGCCTTTACTGTTTCAGATATCTCATCCACAACACCTCCATTGACGCCATTTTTTCCAGAAGCAAAAAACCGCAACGGTAACCGTTTTCTGGTGGAATTTGGAAATGAGGATGGATTGATTCCCCTGCTTCTCCAGCTACTCGGAAACAGCGTGCTCCATTGTTTCGCTCCACCTTatagaaagaagaagaaaaagtgAATCCGATAGTGTTGAAATTTACAGTAATTGTTAAAATAGGAAAACGAAAACAGCGATAATTTGATGATTGATAGAAGAGAAATAGAGCATACGGTGAAAAGCGACTACGGTGGGTGATGCAGTTAAAGCAATGTGTGACATTTCTGAAAAGATGGAGAATCAAATTTGCATAAAGTTAGGGCAAAACAGAAAGACACGAAAACCTAACCTTAAAACGCAATGAGATTTCCAGGTATTGAATCCTTCTCTTTCGAATGCAGTCTCTTTCAAATTTGCAGTGTTTATCGTTGAGATTTCCAGGTACTCTGTGGAATTTTTTCCAGGGCAGCGAGAGCTTCGAACGAGAGAGAGTGAAAGAGGGATTTCTGAAAGTCAGGGATTTTGTAATATtagatttattataatttttataaatgacctatgagagcgcttttaccatgagacctataagagcgcttttaccttaaaagcgctttcataagtgtgtgagactgagacctataagagcgcttttaccttaaaagcgctttcataagtgtgaaacccatgagacctataagagcgcttttaccttaaaagcgctttcataagtgtgaaactcatagatgtgagactgagacctataagagcgcttttaccttaaaagcgctttcataagtgtgaaacccatgagacctataagagcgcttttaccttaaaagcgctttcataagtgtgaaactcatggatgtgagactgagacctataagagcgcttttaccttaaaagcgctttcataagtggagacctataagagcgcttttaccttaaaagcgctttctttacataggcgaattttttttcaagctattacagcgcttttttaaaaaagcgctttctttttggtgctgccaaaagcactttttggcgtagtgactcttcaattccataatacccaaatcacaacgcctctgaaacttcaactgggccatctagttctccttactttctaactcttggcttgagcctattctcaaagcacaagttcaacccacacttcggagtcctcgtggtcgctcaaccatgatcctacctaccatgcacatagcattaggttgatcaggcccaatactatatacagtgatattaagaatcatgttggctatacacacatatgaggcagtaatagatttacttatgatgtttcaaggctaggtcgagaatcgacctgctctgataccaactgtaacaacccgtataatatatatctagaataatatcatacaagtgttaaattttggtactgtcacaacataagtgcctaatggcatcaatatatatacatgtccaaactaaaaacatcaatggaacatgttatacaataatgcctaaacaataaaatctaagaactatgtgcaacATCTTCATTGCACACCACTCCACAGCGGAATATCATaatgaacagcaacccttgaaacatccataacagcttctcttatattcaacctgtaaagaattacctgaaaaataacaacaatgatgggatgagataataatctcagtgagttctcctatcctatgggtccactcggctctacagggtttctaatcaatattcagctcatatccaactcaagtcaacaagggaacgaagacttgagcgatggggaaactatctcgcaattgtatggcaacatgcatctgagttctcataactcaaccacgatcattattcagatcacgacgcatcaattcccggacgaacttacgtctaagccaggcccggttcatgcatgctcgtatgattcgactttcgcggtggatatcgggtcctctatgaggcttaatccccagttcaagcgaccgtcacccatatgggactctaacccacctagggtatctttcaccgtatgggactctaacccacataggtgtccacctttcccccatgtccgccatggttggggctcaaacccaattgaggctcgaatcattggtcccacatcccaatgcttacacgtctaagcataccaatagagatgtgtaccatcacagaaaacacacattctgaatacatgatcggttttgcaaatcattggttccacgaaccataacaaattcataaatcacaggtgacttcattcaccataatacacaaataataacatggcatgttccataaTCATAGGTGACTTTATTCACCATgatacacaaataataacatggcatgttccatacaatgcgtctcattctcaatcatggcaacaattcgtccacgacctcacataagcgtcgtacgaatgaataccgtattctcatacatatatcacatattttccataacctagatcatatttctaagttattaatcacattattctcctaggtttcctcactcatctttgtaaaGTTTTTAATCATATTACTTCACTttccacataacaacaatatttaattttcatcatgataaaattatggcatttataaatcacataatattttataacatggaacaataataatagcccttttagttatctttctaacgcatccgtccgcatccaaaacggagttataacgctcaattaattcattaatctatcttaatcaagatttagattaatatttattcattgcataagtattcaacaacaacttctctagcctagtggtaaggcaaGTATAGTTCcaaggaggtcctgggttcgaaTTCCCTTGGTGACATATTCTGTACAAACAGGAAATTAAATTATGTTtctgtgttaaccggttaaccactCACGAACACATAATATCCTTTTTATAACTAACCAAAGATATAGTACACTActtcttatccttttcttcttttcttcttttcttttccaccacACATAATACATTACTGGGATACTATCTGGTAATCGTAAGGTTCCTGGGGTCTCCGTTCCCTTAAACACTATCATACCTGATAATGTTCCATGTCAAGAAAACGCATTCGTCTTAAGAAAGAATGTCTCTGACAATGTTGAGCAAACTGatgctcatgaggggtcaaaAAGTGACAAACCCTTAGACAATGTGGGTAGTGAGGCAGTCCGTGTCACTCgtgatgtcagtgacaaccctaaaACTGACACAGTTAATCTGGAAGAGTTCTCTAATAATGAActgttgacctcagttgtccctagcatagccaaaagggttaggactaggagagaaaagaagattgtggtgcagaggtccccaaTAA from Lathyrus oleraceus cultivar Zhongwan6 chromosome 1, CAAS_Psat_ZW6_1.0, whole genome shotgun sequence includes:
- the LOC127135963 gene encoding alternative NAD(P)H-ubiquinone oxidoreductase C1, chloroplastic/mitochondrial isoform X2, which produces MSHIALTASPTVVAFHRGAKQWSTLFPSSWRSRGINPSSFPNSTRKRLPLRFFASGKNGVNGGVVDEISETVKAHTDFVWPDNKKPRVCILGGGFGGLYTALRLESLQWPEDKKPHE
- the LOC127135963 gene encoding alternative NAD(P)H-ubiquinone oxidoreductase C1, chloroplastic/mitochondrial isoform X1, whose amino-acid sequence is MSHIALTASPTVVAFHRGAKQWSTLFPSSWRSRGINPSSFPNSTRKRLPLRFFASGKNGVNGGVVDEISETVKAHTDFVWPDNKKPRVCILGGGFGGLYTALRLESLQWPEDKKPHVSIRTFKFNSVLSSVWKLMQNL